A region from the Litoribacterium kuwaitense genome encodes:
- the thiL gene encoding thiamine-phosphate kinase: MDEFKLIRAITPDMHDRSDIEVGIGDDAAIVSPEQGKSLVVCQDQMVEEIHFADQTMTMHDVGYKALAANLSDCAAMGGWPAYYMVTLMLPKHRSTAQIVELYKGMDCLAKEYKIDLIGGDTTSGPVLSVNVTLLGYIDASKTMKRASAQHGDVVFVTGFPGESAAGLDVLLGKEKASYSSTDRLIRAHQRPRPRLIESQWMVEAGCKCANDISDGVASEAWEIAEASQATLWLDETAVPFREPLSFIPKKEAVAYALAGGEDYELMGTIPEAKWPKLQAIFAQHQMNLTCIGHVHAGRGEVRSLTTGERLPKSGYNHFNQGETDENI, from the coding sequence TCGCTCTGATATCGAGGTGGGCATTGGAGATGATGCTGCGATTGTGTCGCCAGAACAAGGGAAGTCACTTGTCGTTTGCCAAGATCAAATGGTTGAAGAAATTCACTTTGCAGATCAGACGATGACAATGCATGATGTCGGTTACAAAGCGCTTGCTGCGAATCTAAGTGATTGTGCTGCAATGGGTGGATGGCCCGCTTATTATATGGTTACCCTTATGTTGCCAAAGCATCGATCTACTGCTCAAATCGTAGAGTTGTACAAAGGCATGGATTGTTTGGCGAAAGAGTATAAGATTGACTTAATCGGTGGAGATACGACGAGTGGGCCTGTACTTTCTGTGAATGTGACGTTACTCGGGTACATTGATGCGTCAAAGACGATGAAGAGAGCGTCTGCACAACATGGTGATGTCGTATTTGTCACTGGATTTCCCGGCGAATCTGCGGCGGGGTTAGACGTGTTGTTAGGAAAAGAGAAAGCATCTTATTCCTCTACAGATCGTCTTATTCGTGCCCATCAAAGACCTCGTCCCCGTTTGATTGAAAGTCAATGGATGGTTGAAGCTGGTTGTAAGTGTGCGAATGACATCAGCGACGGTGTTGCCAGCGAGGCGTGGGAAATTGCTGAGGCGAGTCAAGCCACCCTTTGGTTGGATGAGACAGCCGTCCCCTTTCGAGAACCGCTTAGTTTCATTCCAAAAAAAGAAGCAGTCGCGTACGCTTTAGCCGGTGGAGAAGATTATGAATTAATGGGGACGATACCTGAAGCGAAATGGCCTAAATTACAGGCGATTTTTGCACAACATCAGATGAACTTGACCTGTATAGGTCATGTGCATGCTGGACGAGGTGAAGTCCGTTCGTTAACGACAGGAGAACGTTTACCGAAGTCTGGATATAATCATTTTAATCAAGGTGAGACCGATGAAAATATATGA
- the tsaE gene encoding tRNA (adenosine(37)-N6)-threonylcarbamoyltransferase complex ATPase subunit type 1 TsaE has protein sequence MKIYERRTTKPEETITLATLIGERLWRGSVLTLEGDLGAGKTTFAKGLAQGLGVQGVVNSPTFTIIKEYEGSSIPFYHMDAYRLDGAEDDIGIDDYLFGQGVTVIEWPDIIADFLPGERLDICFFYEEHSRKIQLRPIGAKYESLCRELFV, from the coding sequence ATGAAAATATATGAACGGCGTACAACGAAGCCGGAAGAAACGATAACACTTGCGACTTTAATCGGGGAGAGACTTTGGCGTGGAAGTGTCCTTACGCTTGAAGGAGATTTAGGTGCAGGCAAAACGACGTTCGCGAAAGGACTAGCCCAAGGCCTTGGCGTTCAAGGCGTTGTCAACAGTCCGACCTTCACGATTATTAAAGAATATGAAGGAAGCAGCATCCCTTTTTATCATATGGATGCCTATCGTCTTGACGGAGCTGAAGACGACATCGGAATCGATGATTACTTATTCGGTCAAGGTGTAACGGTCATTGAATGGCCGGACATTATTGCCGATTTCCTACCAGGAGAGCGTTTGGATATTTGCTTTTTTTACGAAGAACATAGTCGAAAGATACAATTACGTCCTATTGGGGCAAAATATGAGAGTCTTTGTAGGGAGTTGTTTGTGTGA